A genomic window from Micromonospora violae includes:
- a CDS encoding AAA family ATPase: MNTHEPLTQPEVQGFAALAARLAENVNAVVLGKPQVVRLALTALFAQGHVLLEDVPGVGKTTLARAIAATVKGQWRRIQFTPDLLPSDVSGVTIFNQASRDFEFHPGPVFANIVIADEINRASPKTQSALLEVMEERTVTVDGVRHPVPSPFLVVATQNPVEMDGTYRLPEAQLDRFLVKLSVGYPDEAVEVEVLRGATVRSPEALAPITDTATVGEMVRMARRVHIAEPLYAYAVRLAAATRTHPQVRVGVSPRGVIALTRAACAYALIDGRGWIMPEDLKALAEAVFAHRLLLTPDAQVRGVTAAEVLRQAVASVPVPLPSGQPAPVQG, translated from the coding sequence GTGAACACCCACGAGCCGCTCACCCAGCCGGAGGTGCAGGGTTTCGCCGCCCTGGCCGCCCGGCTGGCCGAGAACGTCAACGCGGTGGTGCTCGGCAAACCGCAGGTGGTCCGGTTGGCGCTGACCGCGCTGTTCGCCCAGGGGCACGTGCTGCTGGAGGACGTGCCCGGGGTCGGGAAGACGACCCTGGCCCGCGCCATCGCGGCCACGGTGAAGGGTCAGTGGCGGCGCATCCAGTTCACGCCTGACCTGCTCCCCTCGGACGTGTCCGGTGTGACGATCTTCAACCAGGCGAGTCGGGACTTCGAGTTTCACCCGGGGCCGGTCTTCGCCAACATCGTCATCGCCGACGAGATCAACCGGGCGTCGCCGAAGACCCAGTCGGCGCTGCTGGAGGTGATGGAGGAACGCACCGTCACCGTGGACGGGGTCCGGCACCCGGTGCCGTCGCCGTTCCTGGTGGTGGCCACGCAGAACCCGGTGGAGATGGACGGCACCTACCGGCTGCCCGAGGCGCAGTTGGACCGGTTCCTGGTGAAGCTGTCCGTGGGGTACCCGGACGAGGCGGTCGAGGTCGAGGTGCTGCGCGGTGCGACGGTGCGCTCCCCCGAGGCGCTCGCCCCGATCACCGACACCGCCACCGTCGGGGAGATGGTCCGGATGGCCCGCCGGGTGCACATCGCCGAGCCGCTCTACGCGTACGCGGTGCGGCTGGCCGCGGCCACCCGCACCCACCCGCAGGTCCGGGTCGGGGTCAGCCCCCGGGGCGTGATCGCGTTGACCCGCGCGGCGTGCGCGTACGCGCTGATCGACGGGCGGGGCTGGATCATGCCGGAGGACCTGAAGGCGCTCGCCGAGGCGGTGTTCGCGCACCGGCTACTCCTCACCCCGGACGCCCAGGTGCGCGGGGTGACCGCCGCGGAGGTGTTGCGGCAGGCCGTCGCCTCGGTGCCGGTGCCGCTGCCGTCGGGGCAACCCGCTCCGGTGCAGGGCTGA
- a CDS encoding DUF58 domain-containing protein: MGITARGVGLLVAAVLLLGAGFRFAYPELTLLGAAAGAAVGYAALVALWRPRLTVTRRADPDRVARGEPANMTLTVRNTGRLRSANLLAEDRCGDRSVPVPVLRLRPGRDTEVRYDVPTDRRGVVPVGPLRVTRRDPLGLVALARPYGAAVPVWVHPRIHPLTAVPRGAGRSLDGRVDGVPHGSITFDSLREYVVGDELRRVHWRTSARVGELMVRENVDTSLPRLVVLLDNRVAAHPGRVGGVAESFESACEAAASVVTAAHRADLPVLLLVAAVEPTDAPDGEADAALGPLDRLAAADLSSDGDAVRAATTRLRQDRLGDTLIFLTGPGGRDELGHVGALRGAYPSVVVGVFGATEPTPPGAAGLVVVDAADGAQFAAEWDGVRRW; the protein is encoded by the coding sequence ATGGGGATCACCGCCCGGGGAGTCGGGCTGCTCGTCGCCGCCGTCCTGCTGCTGGGGGCGGGTTTCCGGTTCGCGTACCCCGAGTTGACGCTGCTCGGCGCGGCGGCCGGCGCGGCCGTCGGCTACGCCGCGCTGGTCGCCCTCTGGCGGCCCCGGTTGACGGTGACCCGCCGGGCGGACCCGGACCGGGTGGCGCGCGGCGAGCCGGCGAACATGACGTTGACCGTGCGTAACACCGGCCGGTTGCGGTCGGCGAACCTGCTGGCCGAGGACCGGTGCGGCGACCGGAGTGTGCCGGTGCCGGTGCTGCGGTTGCGGCCCGGCCGCGACACCGAGGTCCGCTACGACGTGCCGACCGACCGTCGTGGGGTGGTGCCGGTCGGTCCGCTGCGGGTGACCCGCCGCGACCCGCTGGGGTTGGTGGCGCTGGCCCGCCCGTACGGTGCGGCGGTGCCGGTCTGGGTGCACCCCCGGATCCACCCGTTGACGGCGGTGCCCCGAGGGGCGGGGCGCAGCCTCGACGGCCGGGTGGACGGGGTCCCGCACGGGTCGATCACGTTCGACTCGCTGCGCGAGTACGTGGTCGGCGACGAGCTGCGCCGGGTGCACTGGCGCACCAGCGCCCGGGTGGGTGAGCTGATGGTGCGGGAGAACGTGGACACCAGCCTGCCGCGCCTGGTCGTCCTGTTGGACAACCGCGTGGCCGCGCACCCGGGGCGGGTCGGTGGGGTGGCGGAGTCGTTCGAGTCGGCCTGTGAGGCGGCGGCATCGGTCGTCACCGCCGCGCACCGCGCCGACCTGCCGGTGCTGCTGCTGGTGGCCGCCGTCGAGCCGACCGACGCACCCGACGGTGAGGCCGACGCCGCGCTCGGGCCGTTGGACCGGCTCGCCGCCGCCGACCTGTCCAGCGACGGGGACGCGGTGCGCGCGGCCACCACCCGGCTGCGGCAGGACCGGCTCGGCGACACGCTGATCTTCCTGACCGGGCCGGGTGGCCGCGACGAGTTGGGGCACGTCGGGGCGCTGCGCGGGGCGTACCCGTCGGTGGTGGTCGGGGTGTTCGGCGCGACCGAACCGACCCCGCCGGGCGCCGCCGGCCTGGTGGTCGTCGACGCGGCGGACGGCGCGCAGTTCGCCGCCGAGTGGGACGGGGTACGCCGGTGGTGA
- a CDS encoding DUF3488 and transglutaminase-like domain-containing protein — protein sequence MVTRAGRLVRAAVLPLVLIGLTALAGVALGRVYAGGLLAWLVVGAAAGSVLVSVAARRLPSWLVAPVSIAAMAGWTLWSLRLAATRAEVPGGLLEVTADAARNGIPRLLTAMIPVEPTPDTVLVPVVAAWLAGLAGAEVALRTGRVLLGYLPAAGLYAAALYVVGPNAAPAVGATVAFVAVAALGLAAPTGTATGGGDPTADLAPRVRAAVRLRLAASAALGVALVVGLVALLGPVVAKQVDGRPVDPRRYVEPPQVQTLDENPLIRISGWALHPEQKLLDVSTERLSAEAADPAAQTARGVRIRLAVLSDYDGVTWRVGATYRNAGRILPAATAPRDSTVQTVRQQISVAELSGRLLPAVATPQEVSGARVAYDPASGTLIRPEGLTPGLRYTVTSAEEHPDSNLLATANVPAGDEVARVLRVADGVPDPMRRLAAQLAEENGAPFARASAIEQFLAEHYRVVADAPSGHAYPNLGFFLFGPRNGGGQEGTSEQFAAAFAVLGRLSGLPTRVVVGFRSSGQGPVLAGDAYAWPEVLFDGLGWVSFDPLPRPDNEPRPVEEDFRPTPEDPPPSEAPAPTVEPSASPEPVAAADAPPGRDGVPTPVLVAGGSGGLLLVVGALLLTLVAMRRSLTRSRLGRGDPGQRIAGAWREVTDALRLAGRPVGDDLAATEVARHARQALADARADGPGEGDTVDGPAVDELATLLNQVGFAPGATTPEQAARAAEVASAYVDTLRSARPWWGRLLWSIHPSPLRRARQSPR from the coding sequence GTGGTGACGCGCGCCGGGCGGCTGGTGCGGGCGGCGGTCCTTCCGCTGGTGTTGATCGGGCTGACGGCGCTCGCCGGGGTGGCGCTCGGCCGGGTGTACGCCGGTGGCCTGCTGGCCTGGCTGGTCGTCGGGGCGGCGGCGGGCTCGGTGCTGGTCAGCGTGGCCGCCCGGCGGCTGCCGTCGTGGCTGGTGGCGCCGGTGTCGATCGCTGCGATGGCCGGCTGGACACTGTGGTCGCTGCGGCTGGCCGCCACCCGCGCCGAGGTGCCGGGCGGCCTGCTGGAGGTCACCGCGGACGCCGCCCGCAACGGCATCCCCCGGCTGCTCACCGCGATGATCCCGGTGGAGCCCACCCCGGACACGGTGCTGGTCCCCGTCGTCGCCGCCTGGCTGGCCGGGTTGGCCGGCGCGGAGGTGGCGCTGCGCACGGGCCGGGTGCTGCTGGGCTACCTGCCGGCGGCGGGGCTCTACGCCGCCGCCCTCTACGTGGTCGGCCCGAACGCCGCACCGGCGGTCGGGGCGACGGTGGCGTTCGTCGCGGTCGCGGCGCTCGGCCTGGCCGCACCCACGGGCACGGCGACCGGTGGCGGCGACCCGACGGCCGATCTGGCCCCCCGGGTACGCGCGGCGGTGCGGCTGCGGCTGGCCGCCAGCGCGGCGCTCGGGGTGGCCCTGGTGGTCGGGCTGGTCGCGCTGCTCGGCCCGGTCGTCGCGAAGCAGGTCGACGGCCGGCCGGTGGACCCACGCCGGTACGTGGAGCCGCCGCAGGTGCAGACCCTCGACGAGAACCCGCTGATCCGGATCTCCGGCTGGGCGCTGCACCCGGAGCAGAAGCTCCTCGACGTCAGCACGGAACGCCTCAGCGCCGAGGCGGCGGACCCGGCGGCGCAGACCGCCCGCGGTGTGCGGATCCGGTTGGCGGTCCTCAGCGACTACGACGGGGTGACCTGGCGGGTCGGCGCGACGTACCGCAACGCCGGCCGGATCCTGCCGGCCGCGACCGCGCCCCGGGACAGCACGGTGCAGACGGTCCGTCAGCAGATCAGCGTGGCCGAGTTGAGCGGTCGGCTGCTGCCCGCCGTGGCGACACCTCAGGAGGTCAGCGGCGCGCGGGTGGCGTACGACCCGGCCAGCGGCACACTGATCCGGCCGGAGGGGCTCACGCCGGGGCTTCGGTACACGGTGACCTCCGCCGAGGAGCACCCCGATTCGAATCTGTTGGCCACCGCTAACGTGCCCGCCGGTGACGAGGTGGCCCGGGTGCTGCGGGTCGCCGACGGGGTGCCCGACCCGATGCGCCGGCTCGCCGCGCAACTCGCCGAGGAGAACGGCGCGCCGTTCGCGCGGGCGTCGGCGATCGAGCAGTTCCTGGCCGAGCACTACCGGGTGGTGGCGGACGCGCCGAGCGGGCACGCGTACCCGAATCTGGGTTTCTTCCTGTTCGGGCCCCGCAACGGCGGCGGGCAGGAGGGCACCTCGGAGCAGTTCGCGGCGGCGTTCGCGGTCCTCGGCCGGCTCTCCGGGCTGCCGACGCGGGTGGTGGTGGGCTTCCGCAGCAGCGGGCAGGGGCCGGTGCTGGCCGGTGACGCGTACGCCTGGCCGGAGGTGCTCTTCGACGGTCTGGGGTGGGTGTCGTTCGACCCGCTGCCCCGCCCCGACAACGAACCACGGCCGGTGGAGGAGGATTTCCGTCCGACGCCGGAGGACCCGCCGCCGTCGGAGGCGCCGGCACCGACGGTCGAGCCGAGCGCCTCACCGGAGCCGGTGGCCGCCGCCGACGCCCCGCCCGGCAGGGACGGGGTTCCCACCCCGGTGCTGGTGGCCGGCGGCAGCGGCGGTCTGCTGCTGGTGGTGGGGGCACTCCTGCTCACCCTGGTGGCGATGCGCCGTTCCCTCACCCGCAGCCGGCTCGGGCGCGGCGACCCCGGCCAGCGCATCGCCGGCGCCTGGCGGGAGGTCACCGACGCGCTGCGGCTGGCCGGGAGACCAGTCGGGGACGACCTGGCCGCCACGGAGGTCGCCAGGCACGCCCGCCAGGCCCTCGCCGACGCCCGAGCCGATGGCCCCGGCGAGGGCGACACCGTCGACGGGCCGGCCGTCGACGAGTTGGCGACCCTGCTCAACCAGGTGGGCTTCGCTCCCGGCGCCACCACGCCCGAGCAGGCCGCCCGGGCCGCCGAGGTGGCCAGCGCCTATGTGGACACCCTGCGCTCCGCGCGCCCCTGGTGGGGCCGCCTGCTCTGGTCCATCCACCCCTCCCCCCTGCGCCGCGCCCGCCAATCCCCCCGGTGA
- a CDS encoding SDR family oxidoreductase yields the protein MNLTDRIVVVTGGAGGIGAALSRRFATEGAAAVVVADLDADAARAVAEGIGPVAHARALDVTDEEQVRAVVADTEQRYGRIDLFCANAGVTTGGGVEVDDAGWDRAWRVNVLAHVYSARAVLPGMLARGGGHLLHTCSAAGVLTAVGDAAYTATKHASVGFAEWLAITYRDRGIRVSALCPQGVDTPMLADGLAEGHLGARVVAASGAVLTPDQVAEAAIAGLAEERFLILPHAEVADYARRRAEDPDGWQAGMRKLIRRLTA from the coding sequence GTGAACCTCACCGACCGGATCGTGGTCGTCACCGGCGGGGCCGGAGGCATCGGCGCGGCATTGTCGCGCCGGTTCGCCACCGAGGGCGCCGCGGCCGTGGTGGTCGCCGACCTGGACGCCGACGCGGCCCGCGCGGTGGCCGAAGGAATCGGCCCGGTCGCGCACGCCCGCGCCCTCGACGTCACCGACGAGGAGCAGGTCCGCGCGGTGGTCGCCGACACCGAGCAGCGGTACGGCCGGATCGACCTGTTCTGCGCCAACGCGGGGGTGACCACCGGCGGGGGGGTGGAGGTCGACGACGCCGGCTGGGACCGCGCGTGGCGGGTCAACGTGCTCGCCCATGTCTACTCGGCCCGCGCGGTGCTGCCCGGAATGCTCGCCCGGGGTGGCGGGCACCTGCTGCACACCTGCTCGGCGGCGGGTGTGCTGACCGCGGTGGGCGACGCGGCGTACACCGCGACAAAGCACGCCTCGGTGGGTTTCGCCGAGTGGCTGGCCATCACCTACCGGGACCGGGGCATCCGGGTCAGCGCGCTCTGCCCGCAGGGGGTGGACACCCCGATGCTCGCCGACGGCCTCGCCGAGGGTCACTTGGGCGCCCGGGTGGTGGCCGCCTCCGGGGCGGTGCTCACCCCGGACCAGGTCGCCGAGGCGGCCATCGCCGGCCTGGCCGAGGAACGGTTCCTGATCCTGCCGCACGCCGAGGTCGCCGACTACGCGCGCCGCCGCGCCGAGGACCCGGACGGCTGGCAGGCCGGCATGCGCAAACTCATCCGCCGGCTCACCGCCTGA
- a CDS encoding LLM class F420-dependent oxidoreductase yields the protein MTVPLGGIALAHHDAAYAALERAGFTDVWSSEVAGADAFTPLALAAAWQPGLRLGTAVTPVFTRGPGLLAMSAAALAEAAPGRFSLGIGASSPVLVQDWNAVPFEEPFRRTRDVLRFLRAALRGETVDGAYDTFAVRRFTLERPPAVPPPLLLAALRPGMLRLAGAEADGVILNWLSPDDVPRALTEVGERRPGFEVAARIFVCPTEDVTYARALGRRLITSYLTVPAYAEFHRWLGRDEVLAPMWAAWAAGDRRGASAAVPDDVVDALVLHGSPQRCRAEVRRYADNGVDVPIIALLPTPEVTAGGATALLSLIARLGTNLVEASA from the coding sequence ATGACGGTGCCATTGGGCGGGATCGCGTTGGCGCACCACGACGCGGCCTACGCGGCCCTCGAGCGGGCCGGGTTCACCGACGTCTGGTCGTCCGAGGTCGCCGGGGCCGACGCGTTCACCCCGCTGGCGCTCGCCGCGGCCTGGCAGCCCGGGCTGCGGCTCGGCACCGCGGTCACGCCGGTCTTCACCCGGGGCCCCGGGCTGTTGGCGATGAGCGCGGCGGCGCTGGCCGAAGCCGCGCCGGGCCGGTTCTCGCTCGGCATCGGCGCGTCCTCACCCGTGCTCGTCCAGGACTGGAACGCGGTGCCGTTCGAGGAACCGTTCCGCCGCACCCGCGACGTCCTGCGTTTCCTGCGCGCCGCGCTGCGCGGTGAGACGGTCGACGGCGCGTACGACACGTTCGCCGTACGCCGGTTCACCCTGGAGCGACCGCCGGCGGTGCCGCCGCCGCTGCTGCTCGCCGCCCTGCGCCCGGGGATGCTCCGGCTGGCCGGCGCGGAGGCCGACGGGGTCATCCTCAACTGGCTCAGCCCCGACGACGTGCCACGGGCCCTCACCGAGGTGGGTGAGCGCCGCCCCGGCTTCGAGGTGGCCGCCCGGATCTTCGTCTGCCCCACCGAGGACGTCACCTACGCCCGGGCGTTGGGCCGCCGGCTCATCACCAGCTACCTCACCGTTCCGGCGTACGCCGAGTTCCACCGCTGGCTCGGCCGCGACGAGGTGCTCGCGCCCATGTGGGCGGCCTGGGCCGCCGGTGACCGGCGCGGCGCGAGCGCGGCCGTGCCGGACGACGTGGTCGACGCGTTGGTGCTGCACGGTTCGCCGCAGCGGTGCCGGGCCGAGGTACGCCGCTACGCCGACAACGGTGTGGACGTGCCGATCATCGCGTTGCTGCCCACCCCCGAGGTCACCGCCGGCGGCGCGACCGCGCTGCTGAGCCTCATCGCCCGGTTGGGCACCAACCTGGTGGAGGCGTCCGCGTGA
- a CDS encoding low temperature requirement protein A translates to MGSRGAGHLEPVPAVTTPGRATFLELVFDLVYVFALTRISARAFEDLTEVPGGEHGWGTVTGSGKTLLLLLALWAVWQGTAWTTSRYDPYRVPLQTVVVTALVCSMVMGVAVPRAFSETALMFAVAYVVAQVSRPVILSIALGAHPYRRLKVRMAVIYAVSGVFWISGSLLSTNAQVVFWVVALTIEYVAGRCGWPVPGLGRSTISKWEIAGEHLAERYQQFFLVALGETILVAGFAYSRGPYRSGHAWAFALALATSVMLWRIYVQRAGRILGEAVMKARHPASIGRSAADTHLVMVIGLAATAVGYELIIDHPLERIPGPWLAMVLGGPALFLAGRARLEYEVFSRVSPSRWIALLVLVASAVPLLFLPGVVATGVGALVLAAVAVADARRARGAPPEAAAPPF, encoded by the coding sequence ATGGGTTCCAGGGGGGCGGGACACCTGGAGCCGGTCCCTGCGGTGACCACGCCCGGCCGGGCGACGTTCCTGGAGCTCGTCTTCGACCTGGTGTACGTCTTCGCGCTCACCCGCATCTCGGCGCGCGCGTTCGAGGACCTCACCGAGGTCCCGGGTGGGGAGCACGGCTGGGGGACGGTCACCGGCAGCGGCAAGACACTGCTGTTGCTGCTCGCGCTCTGGGCGGTCTGGCAGGGCACCGCGTGGACGACCAGCCGGTACGACCCGTACCGGGTGCCGTTGCAGACGGTGGTGGTCACCGCGTTGGTGTGCAGCATGGTGATGGGGGTGGCGGTCCCCCGGGCGTTCAGCGAGACCGCGCTGATGTTCGCGGTGGCGTACGTGGTCGCGCAGGTGAGCCGGCCGGTGATCCTGTCGATCGCGCTGGGTGCGCACCCGTACCGCCGGCTGAAGGTGCGCATGGCGGTGATCTACGCCGTCAGCGGGGTGTTCTGGATCAGCGGCTCGCTGTTGAGCACGAACGCGCAGGTGGTGTTCTGGGTGGTGGCGCTGACCATCGAGTACGTGGCCGGCCGCTGTGGCTGGCCGGTGCCCGGGTTGGGTCGTTCGACGATCTCCAAGTGGGAGATCGCCGGTGAACACCTGGCCGAGCGGTACCAGCAGTTCTTCCTCGTCGCGCTGGGCGAGACGATCCTGGTGGCGGGGTTCGCCTACAGCCGGGGGCCGTACCGGAGCGGGCACGCCTGGGCGTTCGCGCTGGCGCTCGCCACCTCGGTCATGTTGTGGCGCATCTACGTGCAGCGGGCCGGGCGGATCCTGGGCGAGGCGGTGATGAAGGCCCGCCATCCCGCCTCCATCGGCCGGTCGGCGGCCGACACCCATCTGGTGATGGTGATCGGTCTCGCCGCCACCGCGGTCGGGTACGAGCTGATCATCGATCATCCGCTGGAGCGGATCCCGGGGCCCTGGCTGGCCATGGTCCTCGGCGGCCCCGCCCTGTTCCTGGCCGGGCGGGCCCGCCTGGAGTACGAGGTCTTCTCCCGGGTCTCCCCGTCCCGGTGGATCGCCCTGCTGGTGCTGGTGGCCTCGGCGGTGCCGCTGCTGTTCCTGCCGGGTGTGGTCGCCACCGGGGTCGGGGCGCTGGTGTTGGCCGCGGTCGCGGTGGCCGACGCCCGCCGGGCCCGTGGCGCCCCACCGGAGGCCGCCGCGCCGCCGTTCTGA
- a CDS encoding DUF1028 domain-containing protein, with product MTFSIVARSADGRLHGVAVASKFLAAGALVPAAAAEVGALATQAHANPAYRPQGLTLLRTGVAAADVVAGLIAADPERDHRQLGVVGASGAGASWTGPACHPWAGGRTGDGWAAQGNILTGPEVVDALGTAWQAGTALPFAERLVAALRAGDEAGGDRRGRQSAGLLVVERGGGYGGTSDVVVDLRVDDHPDPVAELGRLLAVHTMLFGRPDPATLLDLSGAVAAEVAALLAALGHPVHEGGTEAALISWAGIENLEERLVPGRIDPVVLTHLRGVAPHVPAPRSAS from the coding sequence GTGACTTTCTCGATCGTCGCCCGCTCCGCCGACGGCCGCCTGCACGGCGTTGCCGTCGCCAGCAAGTTCCTCGCCGCCGGGGCCCTGGTGCCGGCCGCCGCCGCCGAGGTGGGCGCGCTGGCCACCCAGGCGCACGCCAACCCCGCCTACCGACCCCAGGGCCTCACCCTGCTGCGCACCGGGGTGGCCGCCGCCGACGTGGTGGCCGGGCTGATCGCCGCCGACCCCGAGCGGGACCACCGCCAGCTCGGCGTCGTGGGGGCCAGCGGCGCGGGTGCCAGCTGGACCGGGCCGGCCTGCCATCCGTGGGCCGGCGGCCGCACCGGCGACGGCTGGGCCGCACAGGGCAACATCCTCACCGGGCCGGAGGTCGTCGACGCCCTCGGTACGGCCTGGCAGGCGGGCACGGCGCTGCCGTTCGCCGAGCGGCTGGTCGCCGCGCTGCGGGCCGGCGACGAGGCCGGCGGCGACCGGCGGGGCCGGCAGAGCGCCGGGCTGCTGGTGGTCGAGCGGGGCGGCGGGTACGGCGGCACCAGCGACGTGGTGGTGGACCTGCGCGTGGACGACCACCCGGACCCGGTCGCCGAGCTGGGTCGCCTGCTCGCGGTGCACACCATGCTGTTCGGCCGGCCCGACCCGGCCACCCTGCTCGACCTGAGCGGCGCGGTCGCCGCCGAGGTGGCGGCGCTGCTCGCCGCGCTGGGCCATCCGGTCCACGAGGGCGGGACGGAAGCGGCGTTGATCTCCTGGGCCGGGATCGAGAACCTGGAGGAGCGGTTGGTGCCGGGGCGGATCGACCCGGTGGTGCTGACGCACCTGCGCGGTGTCGCGCCGCACGTCCCCGCCCCGCGCTCCGCGAGCTGA
- a CDS encoding phosphatase PAP2 family protein produces the protein MRMRATARGWTAVWLVVLALVQAAAFLAVWRVAVHFEIGQWVDTVALTGNRIGQDTIDGPVDRILNAMSVVSLLAATAMIGFIALIRGRIALAITATLLIAGANVTTQLLKYGLNRPDYGLDPERAAVGNSLPSGHATVAASVAVALMLVLPRKVRAAGAFIGAAYAAVAGVSTLSAGWHRPSDAVAAYLVVGVWAALAGLLLLVTQREQAEIAPGDAHRVAALVLGVGGVLALVACGLSLSWLLDLRGTGPQELSRRPLFVGYAGSAAGIAGTMAVVMALVLTVVHRLVPRVKG, from the coding sequence GTGCGGATGCGCGCGACGGCACGGGGTTGGACCGCGGTCTGGTTGGTCGTACTGGCCCTGGTTCAGGCTGCCGCCTTCCTCGCCGTATGGCGGGTGGCCGTGCACTTCGAGATCGGCCAGTGGGTGGACACCGTCGCCCTCACCGGCAACCGGATCGGGCAGGACACCATCGACGGTCCGGTCGACCGGATCCTCAACGCGATGTCGGTGGTCTCGCTGCTGGCCGCCACCGCGATGATCGGGTTCATCGCGCTGATCCGGGGGCGGATCGCCCTGGCGATCACCGCGACCCTGCTGATCGCCGGCGCGAACGTCACGACGCAACTGCTGAAGTACGGGCTGAACCGGCCCGACTACGGTCTCGACCCGGAACGCGCCGCGGTGGGCAACAGCCTGCCCAGCGGGCACGCCACGGTGGCCGCCTCGGTGGCGGTCGCCCTGATGCTCGTGCTGCCCCGCAAGGTGCGGGCCGCCGGTGCGTTCATCGGTGCCGCCTACGCCGCCGTCGCCGGAGTCAGCACCCTCTCCGCCGGCTGGCACCGGCCCAGCGACGCTGTCGCCGCGTACCTCGTGGTGGGTGTGTGGGCGGCGTTGGCCGGGCTGCTCCTGCTGGTCACCCAGCGGGAGCAGGCCGAGATCGCCCCCGGCGACGCGCACCGCGTCGCGGCGCTGGTGCTCGGGGTCGGCGGTGTGCTCGCCCTGGTCGCTTGCGGGCTCTCCCTGTCCTGGTTGCTGGACCTGCGCGGCACCGGGCCGCAGGAGCTGTCCCGCCGCCCCCTGTTCGTCGGGTACGCGGGCAGCGCCGCGGGGATCGCCGGCACGATGGCGGTGGTGATGGCGCTGGTGTTGACAGTCGTGCACCGGCTGGTGCCCCGGGTCAAGGGCTGA
- a CDS encoding DUF3159 domain-containing protein: MLGGRRGAIDATLPPLAFAVGWLLGGESLWGGVGAALAVGAVVAGVRLRRGDRPRSVLIGLLAVCVAALVAVRTGRAEDFFLIQVLSNAASALAWTVSIVVRWPLLGVLVGAVLGQRARWRRDPVLLRGYGRASWVWAATYLLRVAVFVPLYLGGQVLALVVARVALTWPLVAAALALSWVVLRRSLPAGHPGLRHPVAPPR; encoded by the coding sequence CTGCTGGGCGGGCGACGCGGTGCCATCGATGCCACACTGCCGCCGCTGGCGTTCGCGGTGGGCTGGTTGCTGGGCGGCGAGTCGCTCTGGGGCGGGGTCGGTGCGGCGCTGGCAGTGGGCGCGGTGGTGGCCGGCGTACGCCTGCGTCGGGGCGATCGGCCGCGCTCGGTGCTGATCGGGCTGCTGGCGGTCTGCGTCGCGGCGTTGGTCGCGGTGCGCACCGGCCGGGCGGAGGACTTCTTTCTGATCCAGGTGCTCTCCAACGCCGCGAGCGCTCTGGCGTGGACGGTCAGCATCGTGGTGCGCTGGCCGCTGCTCGGCGTGCTGGTCGGCGCGGTGCTGGGCCAGCGTGCCCGGTGGCGGCGCGACCCGGTGCTGCTGCGCGGGTACGGCCGGGCCAGTTGGGTGTGGGCGGCGACCTACCTGCTGCGCGTGGCCGTGTTCGTGCCGCTGTACCTGGGTGGGCAGGTGCTCGCGTTGGTGGTGGCCCGGGTGGCGCTGACCTGGCCGCTGGTCGCCGCGGCGTTGGCGCTGAGCTGGGTGGTGCTGCGGCGGTCGCTGCCGGCCGGGCACCCGGGGCTGCGTCACCCGGTCGCGCCGCCGCGCTGA